In Rodentibacter haemolyticus, the DNA window CCCTAAGTGCGGTTGAATTTGCGGAAGTTTTTTAAGTTCTTGATAAAATTCATCAACTTCATCAAGGGACACCCCTAATCGGTGCATACCGGTATCAATTTTAAGCCATACTTTAATCGGGCTTGGTACAGCTGCTCGTTTTAATGCTTCAAGCTGTTCTCGATTATGCACAACGGTTTCGATATTATTTACCGCCAGAATAGGGAGATCCTTTTCATCAAAAAAACCTTCAAGCAATAAAATCGGTTTAATAATGCCATTTGAACGCAAAGCAAGGGCTTCTTCCAAACGGGCAACGCCAAAACAATCGACATTTTTTTCTAACGTTGATGCCACAAACACAACACCATGTCCGTAGGCGTTGGCTTTTACCACGGCAATAATTTTGCTGTTCGGCGCTTTTTGCTTAATTACATCTAAATTATGTTTTAATGCGTGCGAACTAATTTTTGCAGTCGCCGGCTTTACGTTCATCTTATATCCTTAATAATCATCATGATATTCACGCTGCTCGGCAAGATTATCAAAACGTGAAAATTGTCCGTTAAATTTTAAACGTACCCGACCAATCGGTCCGTTACGCTGTTTACCGATAATGATTTCGGCAACACCTTTATCTTCAGAATTATCGTGATAAACTTCATCACGGTAAATAAACATAATTAAGTCCGCATCTTGCTCAATAGAGCCGGATTCACGTAAATCGGAGTTTACCGGACGTTTATCGGCACGTTGTTCCAAGGTACGATTTAGCTGTGAAAGTGCAATCACCGGTACTTCCAGTTCTTTTGCCAAGGCTTTTAACGAACGGGAAATTTCTGCAATTTCTAAGGTACGGTTATCGGAAAATGCCGGTGCGCGCATAAGCTGCAAGTAATCCACCATAATCAAACTCAGCCCGCCGTTTTCACGATAAACACGGCGTGCACGAGAACGCAATTCCGTTGGGGTTAGACCGGAAGAATCATCAATGTAAAGATTATTTTTCTGTTTAAACATACCGAATACACTGCTGATTTTATTCCATTCAATTTCATCTAAGCCTTGTCCGGTACGAATTTTGGTTTGATCCACCCGTGCCAGTGAAGCAATCATACGCATCATAATTTGCTCTGCCGGCATCTCTAAACTAAATACCAACACGGGTTTATCACTTGCCATTGCCGCATTTTCACAAAGATTCATAGCAAATGTGGTTTTCCCCATAGAAGGACGGGCGGCAACAATAATTAAATCCGAAGGCTGCAGCCCTGCGGTTTTCCGATCAAGATCGGTAAAGCCCGTTGTTACGCCGGTTACCCCGGAATGATTGTCCGATTTACTTAACGTATCAATGCGCTCAATCGTATTTTGTAATACGGTGATGACATTTTGCGGTCCCTCACTTGAAGTGCTGCGTTTTTCTGCAATAGCAAATACTTCACGCTCGGCTTCATCTAAAATAAGTTTTATATCCTGCCCTTTTGGTGAATAACTGTTTTCCGCAATCCGATTCCCGACAGAAATCAGCTCACGTAAAATCGCTTTTTCCCGCACAATATCCGCATAGGCTAAAATATTAATCGCATTCGGTGTATTGTTAGAAAGTTCGGCAAGATAAGCAAAGCCGCCCACTTCTTCATTAATACCTTTCTTTTTTAAGGCTTGATCCAGAGTAATCAAATCAATGGGAGATTGATTAAGCATTAAATCTTCCATAGCTTGAAAAATCGCACGATGGGCAAAAGTATAGAAATCATCGGCAATCACACGTTCGGCGATTCCATCCCAATGTTGATTACTTAGCATAATCCCTCCTAATACGGCTTGTTCCGCTTCAAGAGAATGAGGAGGGATGCTGACTTGTGCAGTTTGTTTGTCGGAGGATTTAATTTTTGGTTGAGATGCCATAGAAACGTTAAGATACAAAAAACTGGTGTTTATAATACCGCAAATGGGGGGGAGATTTAAGAGAAAAGTGCGGTCGATTTTCAGATCATAAATTTAATCCATAAAAAAAGCCCCTGATCGCTCAGGGGAGTAAAAAGGAATTTATGAATAAAATCTCTAAAGTTTAGCTTTATCAAAAGGAACCTTGATAAAACGTTAGCGATTATATTTACATTTCTTTACAAAATCAAGATCAAAACTTACATTTTCTTGAATTTTGTGATTTCTATCATTACTTCAACCGCTTTTTCCATGCCTTCCAGTGAAATTAATTCGTGTTTGCTGTGAAAATTATAGCCTCCGGTAAAAATGTTCGGGCAAGGTAAACCTCTTTCGGATAAAAATGCGCCGTCCGTGCCGCCACGGATAGGTTTATGAATAGCTTTAATACCACAAAAATCCATCGCTTTTTCTGCAATAGTAATGGCTTGCGGCACTTTCTGAACAGCTTCATACATATTTTCGTAACTGTCTTGAATCACACATTCAACCGGTCGTTTCAATCCTTTTTCTTGGTTAAATTTTGCTGTCCAATTTTCCACAAAGCATTTACGTTGCTCAAAAGATTGCAGATCAAAATCACGTATCAAATAGTGGAGTTCCGCTTTTTCAATATCGCCTGAAAAATGATTCAAATGAAAAAATCCCTCTTTCCCACTCGTTTTTTCCGGTACTTCATCTTTTGAAAAACCTTGATGAAAATCACAAGCCAATGCCAACGCGTTGATCATTTTTCCCTTTGCATAACCGGTGTGCATACTTCTTCCGGTAAAATAAATTTTTGCGGTTGCCGCATTAAAATTTTCGTATTCCAGCTCGCCGACTTCTCCGCCATCAATAGTGTATGCCCAATCACAAGAAAAATTTTCTATTGGAAAATATTGCATACCTAAACCGATTTCTTCATCCGGCGTGAAAGCGATTCGTAGATTGCAATGGGGTAAATTTTCTTTTTGAATTATCTCAAGTGCGGTCATAATTTCCGCTATTCCGGCTTTATTATCCGCACCGAGTAATGTATTGCCGTCCGTCACAATTAAGGTTTTGCCAATCAATTGGTGCATAAACGGATAATAAACCGGGCTGATAAATTCTTCGCCGATACCAAGCGCAATGTCTCCGCCCCGATAATTTTCAATCACTTCCGCTTGCACATTTTTGCCGCTACATTCGGGAGAAGTATCTAAATGCGCGATAAAGCCGATAGTATGGGACAATTCGACTCTATTCGAAGGCAAATAAGCCGTTACGATAGCGTGTTTATCTACGTTTACTTCTTGTAAACCCAGTTCGATCAATTCTTTTTGCAGATGTTGCGCCAACTTCATTTGCCCGACAGAACTTGGGGAATGCTTCGCATTAGGCTTTGACTGCGTATCAAAAGAAAGATAATGCAAAAAGCGGTTTAGCAAATTGTTTTTATAATTATTCATTTCCATCACCTTCATATAAGTTGTCCTTTTTACTTTAACTTGAATTTAACAACAGATTTTTGATATACAACAAATATTCACTAATTAGCTGAAAATAAAGAAACCTTCCTAAAGTGCGGTCGGTTTTCTCCTCGTTTTTTTAAGGGGCAATTTTTTTCTTGCAATGAACATTAAATCCTTGGCATTATTGACAATTCGCTATATTATACGCACCTGTTTTATGTCGTCCCTGCATTCTTGCAGGTTTTTGTTTCTACTCAGTACCAAATCATTGGTGAAATTAGGGAGAAAACCAAAGCTAGTGGAAAATTCGGTTCAAAACAAGCCTATTATCGAGCTTCGTTCTATCAAAAAATCCTACGGTTCCAACACCATTATTAACGATTTCAATTTAACCATTAATAACGGTGAATTCGTTACGATTCTTGGCCCTTCCGGCTGTGGTAAAACCACGGTGCTGCGTTTGTTGGCGGGCTTAGAAGAATTAGATTCAGGTCATATTATTTTGGATGGTGAAGACATCACCGATGTACCGGCGGAAAAACGTCATATTAATACGGTCTTCCAAAGTTATGCCCTGTTTCCACATATGACCATTTTTGAAAACGTGGCTTTTGGTTTACGTATGCAGAAAGTGCCGGAGGCGGAAATTAAGCCTCGCGTGTTGGAAGCATTACGTATGGTGCAACTGGAAGAAATGGCGGATCGCAAACCGATTCAATTATCAGGCGGTCAACAACAACGTATTGCTATTGCCCGCGCAGTGGTAAATAAACCTAAAGTTTTGTTGCTTGATGAATCTTTATCCGCATTGGACTATAAATTACGTAAGCAAATGCAATACGAACTTAAAGTTTTGCAACGCCAATTGGGCATTACCTTTATTTTCGTAACACACGATCAAGAAGAAGCGATCACGATGTCCGATCGAATCGTATTATTACGTAAAGGAAAAATTGCACAAGACGGCTCTCCACGTGAGATTTATGAAGAACCCGCAAACCTATTTGTTGCTCGCTTTATCGGTGAAATTAATGTGTTTGAAGCAACTGTAATCGAGCGTAAATCCGAAAATGTGGTTCTTGCCAATGTGGAAGGTCGTATATGTGATATTTACACCGATATGGCAGTGGAAAAAGATCAAAAACTTCAGGTGCTACTTCGTCCTGAAGATATCGTAATCGAAGAATTAGATGAAAACGAGCAGTCCAAAGCAATAATCGGCCACGTTATTGACCGCACTTATAAAGGTATGACATTGGAATCGACGGTAGAATTTGATCACAATGGTATGCGTGTTTTAGTAAGTGAATTCTTTAATGAAGATGATCCGCATATGGATCACAGTGTAGGACAGCGTGTAGGCATTACATGGCACGAAGGTTGGGAGGTTGTACTCAACGATGAAGATAATCAATAATAAATTTCAGAAAATTACTGTTGCGATTATCTTCGGTTGGCTCATCTTCTTTGTGCTGATTCCAAATTTATTGGTTTTAGCCGTAAGTTTTTTAACCCGAGACGGTAGCAACTTTTATTCATTCCCGATTACGATTGAAAACTACACCAACTTGTTTAATCCGCTTTATGCGCAAGTAGTGTGGAATTCTTTGTATATGTCGGGCATTGCCACCATTATTTGCTTGTTGATCGGCTATCCGTTTGCCTTTATGGTAAGCAAAATAAACCCGAAATATCGACCGCTCTTATTGTTCCTTGTGGTTTTGCCTTTCTGGACAAACTCGCTGATTCGTATTTACGGGTTGAAAGTGTTTCTCGGCGTAAAAGGGGTCTTGAACACAATGCTGATGGATATGGGCATTTTGAGCGAACCTATTCGTATTTTAAATACGGAAGTTGCCGTAATTATCGGTTTGGTTTACTTATTGTTACCATTTATGATTCTGCCCCTTTATTCCGCCATTGAAAAATTGGACGGTCGCTTATTGGAAGCGGCAAAAGACTTAGGTGCAAATGCAGTTCAGCGTTTCTTCCGAGTTATTCTGCCGCTCACAATGCCGGGTATTGTTGCAGGCTGTCTATTGGTATTGTTGCCGGCAATGGGAATGTTCTATGTGGCAGACTTACTTGGCGGTGCAAAAGTATTACTTGTGGGTAATGTTATTAAGAGTGAGTTCTTAATTTCCCGTAACTGGCCGTTCGGTTCTGCAATCAGTATCGGCTTAACCATTTTAATGGCGTTGTTGATTTTCGTTTACTATCGTGCCAATAAACTATTGAATAAGAAAGTGGAGTTAGAATAATGAGCCGTTTACTGCGTAATGTATTTATGTTTGTGGTATACGCTTATTTGTATATCCCAATTATTATCTTAGTGACAAATTCCTTTAATGCCGACCGCTACGGATTAAACTGGAAAGGATTTAGTTGGAACTGGTATGAACGTTTATTTAACAATGACACCTTAATTCAAGCGGCAATCCACTCCGTAACTATCGCATTTTTTGCGGCAACATTAGCTACTATCGTGGGCGGATTAACGGCTATTGCGCTTTATCGTTATCGTTTCCGTGGTAAACAAGCCGTAAGCGGAATGCTATTTATCGTGATGATGTCGCCGGATATCGTTATGGCGGTTTCCTTACTTGCATTATTTATGGTGGTAGGAATTTCGCTAGGTTTCTGGTCGCTATTATTGGCACATGTTACTTTCTGTTTGCCTTATGTGACGGTAACCATCTTCTCACGCTTAAACGGTTTTGATGCAAAAATGTTAGAAGCGGCGAAAGATTTAGGTGCAAGCGAATTAACCATTTTGCGTAAAATTATCCTTCCGCTTGCTTTACCGGCAGTCATTTCAGGTTGGTTGCTAAGCTTTACCATTTCATTAGATGATGTTGTGGTTTCCTCTTTTGTAAGCGGTGTGAGTTACGAGATTTTACCATTGCGTATCTTCTCCTTAGTGAAAACCGGTGTAACACCTGAAGTGAATGCCCTTGCAACGATTATGATCATACTTTCGTTAGCATTGGTGATTCTAAGCCAGTTAATCACACGTAAAAATAATCACTAAGAGAGAATAAAAGGTTTCACAAACCTTTGAATATCAAATAAAATACGCCTTGACGCACAATCAAGGCGTTTTTTTATGCCTGCCATTCGGCAGGTGGTTTTTTTACGATACTCTTTACGGAGAACAAACAAAAATGAAAAAATTCGCAGGTTTAATTACTGCCGGTTTAGTAGCTGCAACCTTAACAGCTTGTAACGACAAAGAAAGCAAGTCAGCAACAACCAGTGCACCGGCTACTGCTAATGATACTGTGTATCTCTATACTTGGACAGAATATGTGCCGGACGGTCTTTTAGATGAATTCACAAAAGAAACCGGTATCAAAGTCATCGTTTCAAGCCTTGAATCGAATGAAACTATGTATGCAAAACTCAAAACCCAAGGCGAAGCCGGCGGTTATGATGTGATAGCACCGTCTAACTACTTTGTGTCTAAAATGGCACGTGAAGGTATGTTAAAAGAACTTGATCACAACAAATTACCTGTAATTAAAGAATTAGATCCTGATTGGCTTGATAAACCTTATGATAAAGGTAACAAATATTCATTACCGCAACTATTAGGTGCACCGGGTATTGCATTCAATACCGATACTTATAAAGGTTCGGAATTTACCTCTTGGGGTGATTTATGGAAACCTGAATTTGCGAATAAAGTGCAATTATTAGATGATGCCCGTGAAGTATTCAACATCGCATTATTAAAAATCGGTCAAGATCCAAACACGCAAGATCCTGCGATCATCAAACAAGCCTATGAAGAATTATTGAAATTACGTCCAAACGTACTTTCTTTTAATTCTGACAATCCTGCAAACTCTTTCATTTCAGGTGAAGTTGAATTAGGTCAATTGTGGAACGGTTCCGTGCGTATTGCGAAAAAAGAACAAGCACCGCTGAATATGGTATTCCCGAAAGAAGGTCCTGTGCTTTGGGTTGATACGCTCGCAATTCCTGCGACTTCTAAAAATCCTGATGGTGCGCACAAACTTATCAACTATATGTTAGGTGCAAAAGCAGCTGAGAAATTAACCTTAGCGATTGGCTACCCGACAGCAAACGTTGAAGCCAAAAAAGTATTGCCGAAAGAAATTACCGAAGATCCTTCAATCTACCCGACTGCCGAAGTGTTAAAAAACAGCTACTGGCAAGATGACGTAGGTGATGCGATTCAATACTACGAACAATACTACCAAGAGTTAAAAGCGGCTAAATAATCCTATTAAATACGTAGGGTGGGCAAATTTTTGCCCACCGATTCAAAAAGGAATTTCAATGGTGGGCAACAAGTTGCCCACCCTACTTTTCTAATCATACCCTACAATAGCTAATTTAAT includes these proteins:
- a CDS encoding replicative DNA helicase; its protein translation is MASQPKIKSSDKQTAQVSIPPHSLEAEQAVLGGIMLSNQHWDGIAERVIADDFYTFAHRAIFQAMEDLMLNQSPIDLITLDQALKKKGINEEVGGFAYLAELSNNTPNAINILAYADIVREKAILRELISVGNRIAENSYSPKGQDIKLILDEAEREVFAIAEKRSTSSEGPQNVITVLQNTIERIDTLSKSDNHSGVTGVTTGFTDLDRKTAGLQPSDLIIVAARPSMGKTTFAMNLCENAAMASDKPVLVFSLEMPAEQIMMRMIASLARVDQTKIRTGQGLDEIEWNKISSVFGMFKQKNNLYIDDSSGLTPTELRSRARRVYRENGGLSLIMVDYLQLMRAPAFSDNRTLEIAEISRSLKALAKELEVPVIALSQLNRTLEQRADKRPVNSDLRESGSIEQDADLIMFIYRDEVYHDNSEDKGVAEIIIGKQRNGPIGRVRLKFNGQFSRFDNLAEQREYHDDY
- the pepT gene encoding peptidase T, which translates into the protein MEMNNYKNNLLNRFLHYLSFDTQSKPNAKHSPSSVGQMKLAQHLQKELIELGLQEVNVDKHAIVTAYLPSNRVELSHTIGFIAHLDTSPECSGKNVQAEVIENYRGGDIALGIGEEFISPVYYPFMHQLIGKTLIVTDGNTLLGADNKAGIAEIMTALEIIQKENLPHCNLRIAFTPDEEIGLGMQYFPIENFSCDWAYTIDGGEVGELEYENFNAATAKIYFTGRSMHTGYAKGKMINALALACDFHQGFSKDEVPEKTSGKEGFFHLNHFSGDIEKAELHYLIRDFDLQSFEQRKCFVENWTAKFNQEKGLKRPVECVIQDSYENMYEAVQKVPQAITIAEKAMDFCGIKAIHKPIRGGTDGAFLSERGLPCPNIFTGGYNFHSKHELISLEGMEKAVEVMIEITKFKKM
- the potA gene encoding spermidine/putrescine ABC transporter ATP-binding protein PotA; the protein is MENSVQNKPIIELRSIKKSYGSNTIINDFNLTINNGEFVTILGPSGCGKTTVLRLLAGLEELDSGHIILDGEDITDVPAEKRHINTVFQSYALFPHMTIFENVAFGLRMQKVPEAEIKPRVLEALRMVQLEEMADRKPIQLSGGQQQRIAIARAVVNKPKVLLLDESLSALDYKLRKQMQYELKVLQRQLGITFIFVTHDQEEAITMSDRIVLLRKGKIAQDGSPREIYEEPANLFVARFIGEINVFEATVIERKSENVVLANVEGRICDIYTDMAVEKDQKLQVLLRPEDIVIEELDENEQSKAIIGHVIDRTYKGMTLESTVEFDHNGMRVLVSEFFNEDDPHMDHSVGQRVGITWHEGWEVVLNDEDNQ
- the potB gene encoding spermidine/putrescine ABC transporter permease PotB: MKIINNKFQKITVAIIFGWLIFFVLIPNLLVLAVSFLTRDGSNFYSFPITIENYTNLFNPLYAQVVWNSLYMSGIATIICLLIGYPFAFMVSKINPKYRPLLLFLVVLPFWTNSLIRIYGLKVFLGVKGVLNTMLMDMGILSEPIRILNTEVAVIIGLVYLLLPFMILPLYSAIEKLDGRLLEAAKDLGANAVQRFFRVILPLTMPGIVAGCLLVLLPAMGMFYVADLLGGAKVLLVGNVIKSEFLISRNWPFGSAISIGLTILMALLIFVYYRANKLLNKKVELE
- the potC gene encoding spermidine/putrescine ABC transporter permease PotC, which translates into the protein MSRLLRNVFMFVVYAYLYIPIIILVTNSFNADRYGLNWKGFSWNWYERLFNNDTLIQAAIHSVTIAFFAATLATIVGGLTAIALYRYRFRGKQAVSGMLFIVMMSPDIVMAVSLLALFMVVGISLGFWSLLLAHVTFCLPYVTVTIFSRLNGFDAKMLEAAKDLGASELTILRKIILPLALPAVISGWLLSFTISLDDVVVSSFVSGVSYEILPLRIFSLVKTGVTPEVNALATIMIILSLALVILSQLITRKNNH
- a CDS encoding extracellular solute-binding protein — translated: MKKFAGLITAGLVAATLTACNDKESKSATTSAPATANDTVYLYTWTEYVPDGLLDEFTKETGIKVIVSSLESNETMYAKLKTQGEAGGYDVIAPSNYFVSKMAREGMLKELDHNKLPVIKELDPDWLDKPYDKGNKYSLPQLLGAPGIAFNTDTYKGSEFTSWGDLWKPEFANKVQLLDDAREVFNIALLKIGQDPNTQDPAIIKQAYEELLKLRPNVLSFNSDNPANSFISGEVELGQLWNGSVRIAKKEQAPLNMVFPKEGPVLWVDTLAIPATSKNPDGAHKLINYMLGAKAAEKLTLAIGYPTANVEAKKVLPKEITEDPSIYPTAEVLKNSYWQDDVGDAIQYYEQYYQELKAAK